In Calorimonas adulescens, the sequence ACCTTCGAGGAAACTGGAGAGCAAATACTACAAGACCTGGGAGGAGTACAAGGCATTGAATCCTGAGGTGTCGGATTTTGGAGCGTCAAAACTTCAGGGTCTTGAGGAAACCGTCTTCCAATATCTAATGTATTTATTGATATAAAACATAAAACAACAAAATCACGGACGTTAAATTTTAATATAAAAATAATTTGTCATTTTTCCCAGTGTAAAACGTTGATGTTCCTAATTTTTTAAATTAATAATATATGGAAAGGAGCATCGTGAATGATGAATAATAACGCTCAGCAGTCATCTTCATACCGCTGGGTTATCCTGACGATTGCTTGTTTGGCGACATTTATCGGGAGCTATGCGCAGTATCAGATCCCTGCCCTCGCATATAAGCTTATCCCTGCCTTCAACCTTTCTTCGTCGCAGTATGCCAGTATCCTTTCGGCTCCCATGCTGCCTGCTGTATTTTTCAGCATTGCGGCAGGTGCAATGGCCGACCGTTTCGGCGTAAAGAAAGTAGTGTCAGTGGGATTCATATTTGCTATAATAGGCATAACTTTCCGCTTTGCAGCCACAAACTTTTGGGAGATGTTAATACTGATGGCTATGGCAGGATGCAGTTCAGCCTTTTTGAACGCCAATATCTCCAAGCTGTTGGGAGCGTGGTTTCCGCCAGAGCAAATTGGCACCGCCATGGGAGTTGTTCTGGCTTCCGCCACCATTGCTATGGCTGTAGGTACTGCCACATCTGCCATGTTTCCATCTATGAGAAGTGCTTTCATAACCGCAGGTGTGATCTGTGTGATAATCGCCGCACTCTGGGTGTTATTCATAAAGGATAAGCCCGAAGGTGCACCGGATATGCCGAGCATGCCTGTGGCTAAATACATCGGTGTGGCAGCCAAAAGCAGAAACATCTGGCTTGTGGGAATAACTATGATGTTCATCATGGGCGCAATGATGGCTCTTTCCGGTTTTCTCCCTAATGCGCTTCATGCAGTGAGGGGGTTGGACCCCGTAAAAGCAGGCTTTGCAGCATCACTGGGAAGTTGGGGAGGATTGGCTGGCAGCATTTTAGGCCCTGTGATTTGTGATCGTCTGGGTCGTATGAAACCATTTCTTGTAATATCAGCCATCCTAGCGGCAGCTGGCACTTACTATGCTTGGCAGGCGCCTCTAGGAGCAGTTATGTGGATTTTGTTCATTATCAATGGCTTTGTGGGGGCGGCTATTTCTCCACTGCTGATGTCTTTCCCCATGTTATTGCCAGAAATCGGCCCGGTTTATGCCGGAAGCGCCGGGGGTTTGATTGCCACCATGCAGCTCATTGGTGCATTCTGCATTCCAACATTTATTATAGCCCCTATTGCAGGTACAAATTTTTATATTATGTTTGGCCTTGCAGGGTTAAGCTTTTTAATGGCTGCGGTTGTAATAATGTTCCTGCCCGAGCTGGGCGTGAAAGCTCGTGCAAAATCAGATCCAGACTCCTCTCACTAATGCATAAACAAGGAGTGAAGAAGCCAGAAATGTCCTTTCTGGCTTCTCTATTAAAACATCTGTTTTTTTAACAGGATTTATTGTCATTATTCAAATATAAAGATAACTCTCATTTTGAAAAAAAGTAAATTCATTTTTTGAAATTAGTGGCCTATTGACGTATAATAGAATTATAAACAACATTAAGGATGTGAAAGCATGAGAAATGTCATCATTGCTTGCCAGACGCTTTACGATGAATTAAATCTGGCCGTCAATGAAACTCATTGTGAGTACCCAGTGGTATGGGTGAGCTCTGAGTATCATAGTGATCCCAATCGTCTGAGGTCAAAATTGCAGCAGGAAATCGATGCACAGAACGGATTCGACAACATATTGTTTGCATACGGGTTTTGCGGTAATGCTGTAATAGGTCTGAAAGCCTCTACTGCAAACCTGATTTTTCCCAAAACCGATGACTGTATTTCAATGCTCCTTTCCAAACCAGAAGAGAAATATGAACGCATGAAAGAAACTTACTTTTTGACCAAAGGCTGGATAGAAAACTCAAAGAGTTTGTTGAATGAATATCTGAATGCCGTGAATCGTTATGGAGAAAAAAGGACGAAAAGAATATTTCAGATTATGTTAAAACATTACAATAAATTGATGCTCATTGACACGGGTGCTTATAATGTAGCCGATTATTGGGATAGGGCAAAAAAAATAGCTGGAATTGCAGATCTGG encodes:
- a CDS encoding MFS transporter, whose amino-acid sequence is MMNNNAQQSSSYRWVILTIACLATFIGSYAQYQIPALAYKLIPAFNLSSSQYASILSAPMLPAVFFSIAAGAMADRFGVKKVVSVGFIFAIIGITFRFAATNFWEMLILMAMAGCSSAFLNANISKLLGAWFPPEQIGTAMGVVLASATIAMAVGTATSAMFPSMRSAFITAGVICVIIAALWVLFIKDKPEGAPDMPSMPVAKYIGVAAKSRNIWLVGITMMFIMGAMMALSGFLPNALHAVRGLDPVKAGFAASLGSWGGLAGSILGPVICDRLGRMKPFLVISAILAAAGTYYAWQAPLGAVMWILFIINGFVGAAISPLLMSFPMLLPEIGPVYAGSAGGLIATMQLIGAFCIPTFIIAPIAGTNFYIMFGLAGLSFLMAAVVIMFLPELGVKARAKSDPDSSH
- a CDS encoding DUF1638 domain-containing protein, translating into MRNVIIACQTLYDELNLAVNETHCEYPVVWVSSEYHSDPNRLRSKLQQEIDAQNGFDNILFAYGFCGNAVIGLKASTANLIFPKTDDCISMLLSKPEEKYERMKETYFLTKGWIENSKSLLNEYLNAVNRYGEKRTKRIFQIMLKHYNKLMLIDTGAYNVADYWDRAKKIAGIADLELFTGKGNLWLLKKLLTGPYDDDFIIIDKGQTVNTASLGYVYDRNTYQDL